The genomic interval CGAGGCCGGTGCCTGTGTCTTTGGACGTATAGAACGGATCAAAAATGCGGTCGATCTGTTCAGGAGAGATACCGCTTCCCTGGTCTTTGATCTCAACCGCCGCTGTGTTTCCGTCCCAGCGTTTGATGTGAATTTGAATGGCCCCGCCGTCTGGCATCGCTTGTTGCGCATTTAAAATTAAATTCAAAAACGCTTCCTTACATAGAGCCGGGTCAATGGCAATCGGCGGCAAGTCAGGCTCTACGATTGTTTCAAATGAATAAACGGCGCCCTCATCATTTGGCTCTGTATACGCATTAATTTGCGCGGCCAAATCATGGGCGCTAACGGCGTCAATCACCGGCTCCGGCGGTCTTGCAAACATCAAAAAGTCATTCACGACGCGTGACAGGCGGTTCACTTCTTCGATGATGAATGTGGTCAGTCCTTCTTCAGCCGCCTGGTCGCCGAAGCGCTTATTCAGCAATTGCGCCGAGCCGCGGATGATGCCAAGCGGATTGCGTATTTCATGCGCGACGCCCGCCGACATGCGTCCTAAAGAGGCGAGGCGGTCTTGGCGGCGGACTTGTTCTTCCAGTTTGCGAATTTCAGAAAGATCGTGGAAGGTTACCACCAGTCCAGTCGGTTCCCCGTTTTCTAACATAGGCAGAGCGCTCACTTGTAATGGCAACACCGTCTCGTCATCAACCGCACAAGTGATCTCGCGCTCAAAAATGGATGAGCCAGTTGTCAGCGCCCGCTTGATGAAATCCGTAAACGCAGGGGCTTGGATGACGTCAAGGACTTTTGTTCCTGACGGGTTCTCCAGGCCGAACACGTTGCATCCTGCCGGGTTGATCAAACGAATAAAGCCTTCTTGGTCGACGCTCATGACGCCGGTTGAAATGCCGGACAAAACGTTTTCAAGAAACCGTTGCGTTTGCGCCAATTCACGGTTGCTGGTTTCCAACTGATTGGTGTTTTCGTTCAGTGCGCCGATTTGTTCTTGGATGCGTTCCGCCATGATGTTGAACGCTGAACTCATGATGCGCTGTTCTTCCGTCCCGCGCTCTTCTATGCGGACGTCAAAATTTCCCTGCGCCATCGCGTGAGACGCCGACGCCATGCGGTGCAGCGGCGCCGCAATCGACCGCGCGATGATGGTTGCGATAATCAGGATGACTAATAGCGTGATGCCAAAACTAATCTGCGTCGCGGGGTAAGAAAAAATCCAAACGGCGACCACTGGCCGCGAGTGAACAAAAAACGCTGTTGCTTGCCCATTTTGATTGACAATCGGAAGCAATATCACGTGAGACTCTGCGCCGTTATTGATAAAAGGCAATTGGACGGATTTTAATTCAACGGATTTAAAATCTAATTCGCCGCCGAAATCAAACATCTTTTCCATCGCGTCTTCCGGCAGGTGGTCTTGAAATAGCGATGGGCGCGCATTGATGATTTCTAATGGACTGTTGTTGAGGTACTGGGCTTTTTTTTCAGAAAAGACTTCAGAATCTTTGTCATCAATGTTCTTGATAAAGAGCAACGTTTTTACCACTACCACGCCGACTATTTCCATATTGTCGCGGTGTGTGCCGTAACTTAATTTGCCGGCAATCCATTGATAGACTTTATTATCTTCTTCAATGAAGCGCTTTTCTTCAAAAAGAGGCTGAATTTCATTTTCGTATTCTTTGAGTGTTTTGACGGATAAATCTTCGCGTTCAAGGTTAAAATAATTTTTGGCGGAATCGGTTTGAAGGTCCCACAAAATATTATTATAGACGTTAATCTCCGCTTGGACGGTCGCGCTTGTTGGATACTCGGCGGTCTTCATCATCTGCGGAATTGAAGTTCGGGTCCTGAAGGTATTATTGATCAGATATTGAATCGACGTGTTAAGAACCGTGCGTTGAATTCTGTTTTGAAACTCGCTGTGTTCCCAAGTCAGTTTGTTGATTTCCACTTGCAGGTCATTGTGGCGTTCTTCTTCTTTCGCCAGATTGAAACTGTAATAGGGGATGATCGCCACTGGAATCATCGCCAGAAGCGCGACAACAAAAAAAGCAAATACCAATCGAGTTCGAAGCCGTCTCATCCTGCGTTCCAAACACCGGGGATTTCTGCATTGCATGAATAACAGCAGCCGTTGACGACTCTGTTTTGATGGACGATAAACCCAGTTCGTTCAATCAGCAATGTCTCGCAGGAGGGACAATAGGTATTTTCCCATTCCGAACATTGACCAGAGAGGTTTCCGATGTACACAAATTGCAACCCTTCTTCTTTACCTATATGGGCGGCGCGCAACAGCGTTTGGGCTTGCGTGCGGCCCATCCCCTGCATTTTGTAATCTTCATGGAAGGCGGTGACGTGCCAGGGGATGGTGGGCGATACGCTTGCGACAAAACGGGCGATGTCGCGCAGCTCGTTTTCCGAATCATTGAATCCAGGAACAACCAACGTCACAATTTCTACCCAAAATTTTGATGCGTACAATAACTGAATGGTGTCCAATACTGCTTGAAGCGTTCCGCCCAAGTTGCGATAATTCTTATCGCGAAAACTCTTCAAATCAACTTTATAAAAATCCGTCCAGGGTTTGAGGTATTCGACCACTTCGGGCGTTCCGTTTCCGTTTGAGACGAATGACGTATGCAAACCGTGTTGCTTCGCTAGACGAAAAATCTCGACCGCCCATTCGGCTGTAATCAGTGGTTCGTTATAGGTGCTGGTGACCGTGCGCGCGCCGGAACGAAGCGCCATTTCAACAAAGCGTTCTGGCGAGACGGGTTCAAAGCGTCCTGAAGCGCTTGGATCGCGCAAGGTTTGCGAGGTCAGCCAATTCTGGCAATAACCGCAATGCAGGTCGCAGCCCAACATGCCAAAACTCATGGCGTCGCTTCCTGGCAGTGCGTGAAAGAAGGGTTTCTTCTCAATGGGGTCGCATTGAATGCCTGCGACATACCCGTGAGGGACCATCAAGCGTCCATTTTTATTGAATCGCACCTTACAAACGCCGGGGCGGCCATCTGGAATCAGGCAGCGGTGTCCGCAGGCGAAGCAGCGCAACTTTTCTCCATCAAGACGTTCATAGAGTTCGCCTTCTTGGGTCAATTGCGACAGTTGATGATGCAAAGTTTGGAGACTTTCGGATTTTTGCATAGCGGATACCCTGTCAGATTCTGTTCGGTGAATAGTATACTGGAAAATCCCACAGGAGTGCTTGGAAAAGACTCAGCGATCAGGCTTTACCGTCATGCAAACTGATGTAGAGTATACCGTGTTTTGACGCAGATGCCGGAGTGGTGGAATTTGGTAGACGCGCTAGGTTCAGGACCTAGTGTCCTTCGGGACGTGGGGGTTCGAGTCCCCCCTCCGGCACTTACTTAAATTGCGCGGCGACTCTATGAACCGCCCTACCCCAATTAATCCATATCAACTTTGTCTTTTCACTGCGGCCGTTGTTATTTTGACGTTGTCCTATCGGCGGTTTTTTACAAGTAATATTGACATGCTAGCCTTGAGCGTGCATGACGATTCATTTTACTATCTCCTACCTGCTTTTAATTTCTCACGTTATGGCTTTTTCACGTTTGACGGCATTCACCCCACCTATGGCTTTCAACCACTATACGCGATTGCCCTTGCAGCGATAAATTGTTGCGTGGGGTCTTTACATAATTTATTACGATGCGCCCTTTTTTTTAACGCAGTTATATTTGTAAGTACAAGTTTTTTGCTTTATTCCTCTCTAAAAAAAGCACTGCACGACAAACCCGAATGGATACAAAACATTGCTGGCATCTTTGGCGCGCTCTGTTTTTTAATGAATGTCCCTGTGTTTTTGTCATTCATTACAGTCAAAGAAAACGCACTGGCTTGTTTTCTTTTAGCAATAATAGTTGATATTTTTTTTCAAATTAAAGAGAATACTAGCAAGAGGTTGATTGCCCTCCCCTTGTTATTTGGAACCTTCTCCGGGCTCTTATTACTGACTCGGCTGCTTCCTTCGACTGTGTTTATACTGTTTGTTTTATTCTTCTCATTACGTCGTTGGTCTCAATTGAATATTTATGCAATTGCAGGACTCCTTACGCCTGTTTTTGCTTGGGGCGCCTATGCATATTATTCGTTTGGGCGCTTAATACCTACATCGTCATCAATTAAAGCGGGTTTTTTAACCGTGTTTGCTCAGACGCCCGAAGCGGGGTGGGCAACCTCTCCGTTGTTGGTTCCGTTTGAATATTTGTATCAAGCCGCGCGCTTCTCGGTTGGCATTCCATCAAAATTTCATTATATATTGCAGCCGAATGGTTGGATTCTCGACGGTGCACCAACAACTCTTGGTTTCCATACCATTTTTATGTGCGTAGGTCTTTTTAGTGTTTTAATTGCAGCCGGTTCATGGAAAAAATTACATACTGGTGACTTGCTTATTCCACTTCTTCTTTTTCCTTCTGCGTTGGGGTTATTCATAACGCCATTTTTAATTAAAGCAAAGGATTTGTATTATTTCACCTGGTATATCTATGACCAACCCTATTTATTACCGTTTACTTTTGCTTTAGCA from Candidatus Hinthialibacter antarcticus carries:
- a CDS encoding ATP-binding protein, whose amino-acid sequence is MRRLRTRLVFAFFVVALLAMIPVAIIPYYSFNLAKEEERHNDLQVEINKLTWEHSEFQNRIQRTVLNTSIQYLINNTFRTRTSIPQMMKTAEYPTSATVQAEINVYNNILWDLQTDSAKNYFNLEREDLSVKTLKEYENEIQPLFEEKRFIEEDNKVYQWIAGKLSYGTHRDNMEIVGVVVVKTLLFIKNIDDKDSEVFSEKKAQYLNNSPLEIINARPSLFQDHLPEDAMEKMFDFGGELDFKSVELKSVQLPFINNGAESHVILLPIVNQNGQATAFFVHSRPVVAVWIFSYPATQISFGITLLVILIIATIIARSIAAPLHRMASASHAMAQGNFDVRIEERGTEEQRIMSSAFNIMAERIQEQIGALNENTNQLETSNRELAQTQRFLENVLSGISTGVMSVDQEGFIRLINPAGCNVFGLENPSGTKVLDVIQAPAFTDFIKRALTTGSSIFEREITCAVDDETVLPLQVSALPMLENGEPTGLVVTFHDLSEIRKLEEQVRRQDRLASLGRMSAGVAHEIRNPLGIIRGSAQLLNKRFGDQAAEEGLTTFIIEEVNRLSRVVNDFLMFARPPEPVIDAVSAHDLAAQINAYTEPNDEGAVYSFETIVEPDLPPIAIDPALCKEAFLNLILNAQQAMPDGGAIQIHIKRWDGNTAAVEIKDQGSGISPEQIDRIFDPFYTSKDTGTGLGLSLVHQIISSHGGRVEVESIHGEGSLFRIILPFYSQQENESAGNIIS
- the amrS gene encoding AmmeMemoRadiSam system radical SAM enzyme; this translates as MQKSESLQTLHHQLSQLTQEGELYERLDGEKLRCFACGHRCLIPDGRPGVCKVRFNKNGRLMVPHGYVAGIQCDPIEKKPFFHALPGSDAMSFGMLGCDLHCGYCQNWLTSQTLRDPSASGRFEPVSPERFVEMALRSGARTVTSTYNEPLITAEWAVEIFRLAKQHGLHTSFVSNGNGTPEVVEYLKPWTDFYKVDLKSFRDKNYRNLGGTLQAVLDTIQLLYASKFWVEIVTLVVPGFNDSENELRDIARFVASVSPTIPWHVTAFHEDYKMQGMGRTQAQTLLRAAHIGKEEGLQFVYIGNLSGQCSEWENTYCPSCETLLIERTGFIVHQNRVVNGCCYSCNAEIPGVWNAG